One window of Pogoniulus pusillus isolate bPogPus1 chromosome 9, bPogPus1.pri, whole genome shotgun sequence genomic DNA carries:
- the HELT gene encoding hairy and enhancer of split-related protein HELT isoform X1: protein MASKLKERRRTPVSHKVIEKRRRDRINRCLTELGKTVPMALAKQSSGKLEKAEILEMTVQYLRALHSADFPRGREKAELLSEFANYFHYGYHECMKNLVHYLTTVERMETKDTKYARILAFLQSKARFVTEPLFTSLGSLQEPDFSYQLHPGPECPGHGHSPSEAVLQPPSGGPFPWHGAARSPSLPYHLPNAAVPLTSPGQQRSTFLSSVQGLDRHYLNLLGHSHPNAFGLPPGQHPSML, encoded by the exons ATGGCCTCCAAACTCAAGGAGCGGAGG AGGACGCCGGTTTCCCACAAAGTGATTGAGAAGAGACGGAGGGACCGTATCAATCGCTGCCTCACCGAGCTGGGGAAGACGGTGCCCATGGCTCTGGCCAAACAG AGCTCGGGGAAGCTCGAGAAAGCGGAGATCCTGGAGATGACCGTGCAGTACCTGCGGGCCCTGCACTCTGCGGACTTCCCTCGCGGCCGGGAGAAGG cagagctgctttccgaGTTCGCCAACTACTTCCACTACGGGTACCACGAGTGTATGAAGAACCTGGTCCACTACCTGACGACGGTGGAGAGAATGGAGACCAAAGACACAAAATACGCCCGCATCCTGGCTTTTCTCCAGTCCAAAGCGCGCTTCGTCACCGAGCCCCTCTTCACTTCTCTGGGCTCCCTTCAGGAGCCGGACTTTTCCTACCAGCTGCACCCTGGTCCCGAGTGCCCCGGGCACGGCCACAGTCCCAGCGAGGCCGTTCTCCAGCCGCCCTCAGGGGGGCCTTTTCCCTGGCACGGCGCTGCCCgcagcccctccctgccctacCACCTCCCCAACGCCGCCGTGCCCCTCACCAGTCCCGGCCAACAACGCAGCACCTTCCTTTCCTCCGTGCAGGGGCTGGACCGCCACTACCTCAACCTTCTCGGCCATTCCCACCCCAACGCTTTCGGCCTGCCCCCGGGCCAGCACCCTTCCATGCTATAG
- the HELT gene encoding hairy and enhancer of split-related protein HELT isoform X2, translating into MASKLKERRRTPVSHKVIEKRRRDRINRCLTELGKTVPMALAKQSSGKLEKAEILEMTVQYLRALHSADFPRGREKELLSEFANYFHYGYHECMKNLVHYLTTVERMETKDTKYARILAFLQSKARFVTEPLFTSLGSLQEPDFSYQLHPGPECPGHGHSPSEAVLQPPSGGPFPWHGAARSPSLPYHLPNAAVPLTSPGQQRSTFLSSVQGLDRHYLNLLGHSHPNAFGLPPGQHPSML; encoded by the exons ATGGCCTCCAAACTCAAGGAGCGGAGG AGGACGCCGGTTTCCCACAAAGTGATTGAGAAGAGACGGAGGGACCGTATCAATCGCTGCCTCACCGAGCTGGGGAAGACGGTGCCCATGGCTCTGGCCAAACAG AGCTCGGGGAAGCTCGAGAAAGCGGAGATCCTGGAGATGACCGTGCAGTACCTGCGGGCCCTGCACTCTGCGGACTTCCCTCGCGGCCGGGAGAAGG agctgctttccgaGTTCGCCAACTACTTCCACTACGGGTACCACGAGTGTATGAAGAACCTGGTCCACTACCTGACGACGGTGGAGAGAATGGAGACCAAAGACACAAAATACGCCCGCATCCTGGCTTTTCTCCAGTCCAAAGCGCGCTTCGTCACCGAGCCCCTCTTCACTTCTCTGGGCTCCCTTCAGGAGCCGGACTTTTCCTACCAGCTGCACCCTGGTCCCGAGTGCCCCGGGCACGGCCACAGTCCCAGCGAGGCCGTTCTCCAGCCGCCCTCAGGGGGGCCTTTTCCCTGGCACGGCGCTGCCCgcagcccctccctgccctacCACCTCCCCAACGCCGCCGTGCCCCTCACCAGTCCCGGCCAACAACGCAGCACCTTCCTTTCCTCCGTGCAGGGGCTGGACCGCCACTACCTCAACCTTCTCGGCCATTCCCACCCCAACGCTTTCGGCCTGCCCCCGGGCCAGCACCCTTCCATGCTATAG